A window from Odocoileus virginianus isolate 20LAN1187 ecotype Illinois chromosome 24, Ovbor_1.2, whole genome shotgun sequence encodes these proteins:
- the PCBP2 gene encoding poly(rC)-binding protein 2 isoform X6, which translates to MDTGVIEGGLNVTLTIRLLMHGKEVGSIIGKKGESVKKMREESGARINISEGNCPERIITLAGPTNAIFKAFAMIIDKLEEDISSSMTNSTAASRPPVTLRLVVPASQCGSLIGKGGCKIKEIRESTGAQVQVAGDMLPNSTERAITIAGIPQSIIECVKQICVVMLETLSQSPPKGVTIPYRPKPSSSPVIFAGGQAYTIQGQYAIPQPDLTKLHQLAMQQSHFPMTHGNTGFSGIESSSPEVKGYWAGLDASAQTTSHELTIPNDLIGCIIGRQGAKINEIRQMSGAQIKIANPVEGSTDRQVTITGSAASISLAQYLINVSLENAKPSSQAASVTIPDHLSINLSQPSTPSSSSSSSTTTPSLATAGTSDAPSSLPNPLPTAPCVSSLLGMKPIPLLALNVVSAAKGTGASATTTTTSAVPCVTNKLKGEKQRFSPY; encoded by the exons ATGGACACCGGTGTGATTGAAGGTGGATTAAATGTCACTCTCACCATCCGGCTACTTATGCATGGAAAG GAAGTTGGCAGTATCATCGGAAAG AAAGGAGAATCAGTTAAGAAGATGCGCGAGGAG AGTGGTGCACGTATAAACATCTCAGAAGGGAATTGTCCTGAAAGGATTATCACTTTGGCTGGACCCACTAATGCCATCTTCAAAGCCTTTGCTATGATCATTGACAAACTGGAAGAG GACATCAGCAGCTCTATGACCAATAGCACAGCTGCCAGTAGACCCCCAGTCACCCTGAGGCTGGTGGTCCCTGCTAGTCAGTGTGGCTCTCTCATTGGGAAAGGTGGTTGCAAGATCAAGGAAATACGAGAG AGTACAGGGGCTCAGGTCCAAGTGGCGGGTGATATGCTCCCCAACTCAACTGAGCGGGCCATCACTATTGCTGGCATTCCGCAATCCATCATTGAGTGTGTGAAACAGATCTGCGTGGTTATGTTGGAG actcTCTCCCAGTCCCCCCCGAAGGGCGTGACCATCCCGTACCGGCCCAAGCCGTCCAGTTCTCCGGTCATCTTTGCAGGTGGTCAG GCCTATACCATTCAAGGACAGTATGCCATTCCACAGCCAGAT TTGACCAAGCTGCACCAGTTGGCAATGCAACAGTCTCATTTTCCCATGACGCATGGCAACACCGGATTCAGTG GCATTGAATCCAGCTCTCCAGAGGTGAAAGGCTATTGGg CAGGTTTGGATGCATCTGCTCAGACTACTTCTCATGAACTCACCATTCCAAACGAT tTGATTGGCTGCATAATCGGGCGTCAAGGCGCCAAAATCAATGAGATCCGTCAGATGTCTGGGGCGCAGATCAAAATTGCGAACCCAGTGGAAGGATCTACTGATAGGCAGGTTACCATCACTGGATCTGCTGCCAGCATTAGCCTGGCTCAATATCTAATCAATGTCAG TTTAGAAAACGCTAAACCCTCCTCCCAGGCAGCCTCCGTCACGATCCCCGATCACCTCAGCATCAACCTCTCTCAACCCTCCaccccttcttcttcttcttcctcctccaccaccaccccctcgcTCGCCACAGCGGGGACCTCCGACGCACCCTCCAGCCTCCCCAACCCTCTTCCGACCGCCCCTTGTGTCTCCAGTCTGCTTGGCATGAAACCCATCCCTCTCCTGGCTCTAAATGTTGTGTCTGCTGCTAAGGGTACCGGGGCTTcagctaccaccaccaccacctctgctGTGCCATGTGTAACTAACAAACTGAAAGGCGAGAAACAGAGATTCTCTCCCTACTGA
- the PCBP2 gene encoding poly(rC)-binding protein 2 isoform X1, which produces MDTGVIEGGLNVTLTIRLLMHGKEVGSIIGKKGESVKKMREESGARINISEGNCPERIITLAGPTNAIFKAFAMIIDKLEEDISSSMTNSTAASRPPVTLRLVVPASQCGSLIGKGGCKIKEIRESTGAQVQVAGDMLPNSTERAITIAGIPQSIIECVKQICVVMLETLSQSPPKGVTIPYRPKPSSSPVIFAGGQDRYSTGSDSASFPHTTPSMCLNPDLEGPPLEAYTIQGQYAIPQPDLTKLHQLAMQQSHFPMTHGNTGFSGIESSSPEVKGYWAGLDASAQTTSHELTIPNDLIGCIIGRQGAKINEIRQMSGAQIKIANPVEGSTDRQVTITGSAASISLAQYLINVSLENAKPSSQAASVTIPDHLSINLSQPSTPSSSSSSSTTTPSLATAGTSDAPSSLPNPLPTAPCVSSLLGMKPIPLLALNVVSAAKGTGASATTTTTSAVPCVTNKLKGEKQRFSPY; this is translated from the exons ATGGACACCGGTGTGATTGAAGGTGGATTAAATGTCACTCTCACCATCCGGCTACTTATGCATGGAAAG GAAGTTGGCAGTATCATCGGAAAG AAAGGAGAATCAGTTAAGAAGATGCGCGAGGAG AGTGGTGCACGTATAAACATCTCAGAAGGGAATTGTCCTGAAAGGATTATCACTTTGGCTGGACCCACTAATGCCATCTTCAAAGCCTTTGCTATGATCATTGACAAACTGGAAGAG GACATCAGCAGCTCTATGACCAATAGCACAGCTGCCAGTAGACCCCCAGTCACCCTGAGGCTGGTGGTCCCTGCTAGTCAGTGTGGCTCTCTCATTGGGAAAGGTGGTTGCAAGATCAAGGAAATACGAGAG AGTACAGGGGCTCAGGTCCAAGTGGCGGGTGATATGCTCCCCAACTCAACTGAGCGGGCCATCACTATTGCTGGCATTCCGCAATCCATCATTGAGTGTGTGAAACAGATCTGCGTGGTTATGTTGGAG actcTCTCCCAGTCCCCCCCGAAGGGCGTGACCATCCCGTACCGGCCCAAGCCGTCCAGTTCTCCGGTCATCTTTGCAGGTGGTCAG GACAGGTACAGCACAGGCAGCGACAGTGCGAGCTTTCCCCACACCACCCCGTCCATGTGCCTCAACCCTGACCTGGAGGGACCACCTCTAGAG GCCTATACCATTCAAGGACAGTATGCCATTCCACAGCCAGAT TTGACCAAGCTGCACCAGTTGGCAATGCAACAGTCTCATTTTCCCATGACGCATGGCAACACCGGATTCAGTG GCATTGAATCCAGCTCTCCAGAGGTGAAAGGCTATTGGg CAGGTTTGGATGCATCTGCTCAGACTACTTCTCATGAACTCACCATTCCAAACGAT tTGATTGGCTGCATAATCGGGCGTCAAGGCGCCAAAATCAATGAGATCCGTCAGATGTCTGGGGCGCAGATCAAAATTGCGAACCCAGTGGAAGGATCTACTGATAGGCAGGTTACCATCACTGGATCTGCTGCCAGCATTAGCCTGGCTCAATATCTAATCAATGTCAG TTTAGAAAACGCTAAACCCTCCTCCCAGGCAGCCTCCGTCACGATCCCCGATCACCTCAGCATCAACCTCTCTCAACCCTCCaccccttcttcttcttcttcctcctccaccaccaccccctcgcTCGCCACAGCGGGGACCTCCGACGCACCCTCCAGCCTCCCCAACCCTCTTCCGACCGCCCCTTGTGTCTCCAGTCTGCTTGGCATGAAACCCATCCCTCTCCTGGCTCTAAATGTTGTGTCTGCTGCTAAGGGTACCGGGGCTTcagctaccaccaccaccacctctgctGTGCCATGTGTAACTAACAAACTGAAAGGCGAGAAACAGAGATTCTCTCCCTACTGA
- the PCBP2 gene encoding poly(rC)-binding protein 2 isoform X3 — protein MDTGVIEGGLNVTLTIRLLMHGKEVGSIIGKKGESVKKMREESGARINISEGNCPERIITLAGPTNAIFKAFAMIIDKLEEDISSSMTNSTAASRPPVTLRLVVPASQCGSLIGKGGCKIKEIRESTGAQVQVAGDMLPNSTERAITIAGIPQSIIECVKQICVVMLESPPKGVTIPYRPKPSSSPVIFAGGQDRYSTGSDSASFPHTTPSMCLNPDLEGPPLEAYTIQGQYAIPQPDLTKLHQLAMQQSHFPMTHGNTGFSGIESSSPEVKGYWAGLDASAQTTSHELTIPNDLIGCIIGRQGAKINEIRQMSGAQIKIANPVEGSTDRQVTITGSAASISLAQYLINVSLENAKPSSQAASVTIPDHLSINLSQPSTPSSSSSSSTTTPSLATAGTSDAPSSLPNPLPTAPCVSSLLGMKPIPLLALNVVSAAKGTGASATTTTTSAVPCVTNKLKGEKQRFSPY, from the exons ATGGACACCGGTGTGATTGAAGGTGGATTAAATGTCACTCTCACCATCCGGCTACTTATGCATGGAAAG GAAGTTGGCAGTATCATCGGAAAG AAAGGAGAATCAGTTAAGAAGATGCGCGAGGAG AGTGGTGCACGTATAAACATCTCAGAAGGGAATTGTCCTGAAAGGATTATCACTTTGGCTGGACCCACTAATGCCATCTTCAAAGCCTTTGCTATGATCATTGACAAACTGGAAGAG GACATCAGCAGCTCTATGACCAATAGCACAGCTGCCAGTAGACCCCCAGTCACCCTGAGGCTGGTGGTCCCTGCTAGTCAGTGTGGCTCTCTCATTGGGAAAGGTGGTTGCAAGATCAAGGAAATACGAGAG AGTACAGGGGCTCAGGTCCAAGTGGCGGGTGATATGCTCCCCAACTCAACTGAGCGGGCCATCACTATTGCTGGCATTCCGCAATCCATCATTGAGTGTGTGAAACAGATCTGCGTGGTTATGTTGGAG TCCCCCCCGAAGGGCGTGACCATCCCGTACCGGCCCAAGCCGTCCAGTTCTCCGGTCATCTTTGCAGGTGGTCAG GACAGGTACAGCACAGGCAGCGACAGTGCGAGCTTTCCCCACACCACCCCGTCCATGTGCCTCAACCCTGACCTGGAGGGACCACCTCTAGAG GCCTATACCATTCAAGGACAGTATGCCATTCCACAGCCAGAT TTGACCAAGCTGCACCAGTTGGCAATGCAACAGTCTCATTTTCCCATGACGCATGGCAACACCGGATTCAGTG GCATTGAATCCAGCTCTCCAGAGGTGAAAGGCTATTGGg CAGGTTTGGATGCATCTGCTCAGACTACTTCTCATGAACTCACCATTCCAAACGAT tTGATTGGCTGCATAATCGGGCGTCAAGGCGCCAAAATCAATGAGATCCGTCAGATGTCTGGGGCGCAGATCAAAATTGCGAACCCAGTGGAAGGATCTACTGATAGGCAGGTTACCATCACTGGATCTGCTGCCAGCATTAGCCTGGCTCAATATCTAATCAATGTCAG TTTAGAAAACGCTAAACCCTCCTCCCAGGCAGCCTCCGTCACGATCCCCGATCACCTCAGCATCAACCTCTCTCAACCCTCCaccccttcttcttcttcttcctcctccaccaccaccccctcgcTCGCCACAGCGGGGACCTCCGACGCACCCTCCAGCCTCCCCAACCCTCTTCCGACCGCCCCTTGTGTCTCCAGTCTGCTTGGCATGAAACCCATCCCTCTCCTGGCTCTAAATGTTGTGTCTGCTGCTAAGGGTACCGGGGCTTcagctaccaccaccaccacctctgctGTGCCATGTGTAACTAACAAACTGAAAGGCGAGAAACAGAGATTCTCTCCCTACTGA
- the PCBP2 gene encoding poly(rC)-binding protein 2 isoform X4: protein MDTGVIEGGLNVTLTIRLLMHGKEVGSIIGKKGESVKKMREESGARINISEGNCPERIITLAGPTNAIFKAFAMIIDKLEEDISSSMTNSTAASRPPVTLRLVVPASQCGSLIGKGGCKIKEIRESTGAQVQVAGDMLPNSTERAITIAGIPQSIIECVKQICVVMLETLSQSPPKGVTIPYRPKPSSSPVIFAGGQDRYSTGSDSASFPHTTPSMCLNPDLEGPPLEAYTIQGQYAIPQPDLTKLHQLAMQQSHFPMTHGNTGFSAGLDASAQTTSHELTIPNDLIGCIIGRQGAKINEIRQMSGAQIKIANPVEGSTDRQVTITGSAASISLAQYLINVSLENAKPSSQAASVTIPDHLSINLSQPSTPSSSSSSSTTTPSLATAGTSDAPSSLPNPLPTAPCVSSLLGMKPIPLLALNVVSAAKGTGASATTTTTSAVPCVTNKLKGEKQRFSPY, encoded by the exons ATGGACACCGGTGTGATTGAAGGTGGATTAAATGTCACTCTCACCATCCGGCTACTTATGCATGGAAAG GAAGTTGGCAGTATCATCGGAAAG AAAGGAGAATCAGTTAAGAAGATGCGCGAGGAG AGTGGTGCACGTATAAACATCTCAGAAGGGAATTGTCCTGAAAGGATTATCACTTTGGCTGGACCCACTAATGCCATCTTCAAAGCCTTTGCTATGATCATTGACAAACTGGAAGAG GACATCAGCAGCTCTATGACCAATAGCACAGCTGCCAGTAGACCCCCAGTCACCCTGAGGCTGGTGGTCCCTGCTAGTCAGTGTGGCTCTCTCATTGGGAAAGGTGGTTGCAAGATCAAGGAAATACGAGAG AGTACAGGGGCTCAGGTCCAAGTGGCGGGTGATATGCTCCCCAACTCAACTGAGCGGGCCATCACTATTGCTGGCATTCCGCAATCCATCATTGAGTGTGTGAAACAGATCTGCGTGGTTATGTTGGAG actcTCTCCCAGTCCCCCCCGAAGGGCGTGACCATCCCGTACCGGCCCAAGCCGTCCAGTTCTCCGGTCATCTTTGCAGGTGGTCAG GACAGGTACAGCACAGGCAGCGACAGTGCGAGCTTTCCCCACACCACCCCGTCCATGTGCCTCAACCCTGACCTGGAGGGACCACCTCTAGAG GCCTATACCATTCAAGGACAGTATGCCATTCCACAGCCAGAT TTGACCAAGCTGCACCAGTTGGCAATGCAACAGTCTCATTTTCCCATGACGCATGGCAACACCGGATTCAGTG CAGGTTTGGATGCATCTGCTCAGACTACTTCTCATGAACTCACCATTCCAAACGAT tTGATTGGCTGCATAATCGGGCGTCAAGGCGCCAAAATCAATGAGATCCGTCAGATGTCTGGGGCGCAGATCAAAATTGCGAACCCAGTGGAAGGATCTACTGATAGGCAGGTTACCATCACTGGATCTGCTGCCAGCATTAGCCTGGCTCAATATCTAATCAATGTCAG TTTAGAAAACGCTAAACCCTCCTCCCAGGCAGCCTCCGTCACGATCCCCGATCACCTCAGCATCAACCTCTCTCAACCCTCCaccccttcttcttcttcttcctcctccaccaccaccccctcgcTCGCCACAGCGGGGACCTCCGACGCACCCTCCAGCCTCCCCAACCCTCTTCCGACCGCCCCTTGTGTCTCCAGTCTGCTTGGCATGAAACCCATCCCTCTCCTGGCTCTAAATGTTGTGTCTGCTGCTAAGGGTACCGGGGCTTcagctaccaccaccaccacctctgctGTGCCATGTGTAACTAACAAACTGAAAGGCGAGAAACAGAGATTCTCTCCCTACTGA
- the PCBP2 gene encoding poly(rC)-binding protein 2 isoform X7, with amino-acid sequence MDTGVIEGGLNVTLTIRLLMHGKEVGSIIGKKGESVKKMREESGARINISEGNCPERIITLAGPTNAIFKAFAMIIDKLEEDISSSMTNSTAASRPPVTLRLVVPASQCGSLIGKGGCKIKEIRESTGAQVQVAGDMLPNSTERAITIAGIPQSIIECVKQICVVMLESPPKGVTIPYRPKPSSSPVIFAGGQAYTIQGQYAIPQPDLTKLHQLAMQQSHFPMTHGNTGFSGIESSSPEVKGYWAGLDASAQTTSHELTIPNDLIGCIIGRQGAKINEIRQMSGAQIKIANPVEGSTDRQVTITGSAASISLAQYLINVSLENAKPSSQAASVTIPDHLSINLSQPSTPSSSSSSSTTTPSLATAGTSDAPSSLPNPLPTAPCVSSLLGMKPIPLLALNVVSAAKGTGASATTTTTSAVPCVTNKLKGEKQRFSPY; translated from the exons ATGGACACCGGTGTGATTGAAGGTGGATTAAATGTCACTCTCACCATCCGGCTACTTATGCATGGAAAG GAAGTTGGCAGTATCATCGGAAAG AAAGGAGAATCAGTTAAGAAGATGCGCGAGGAG AGTGGTGCACGTATAAACATCTCAGAAGGGAATTGTCCTGAAAGGATTATCACTTTGGCTGGACCCACTAATGCCATCTTCAAAGCCTTTGCTATGATCATTGACAAACTGGAAGAG GACATCAGCAGCTCTATGACCAATAGCACAGCTGCCAGTAGACCCCCAGTCACCCTGAGGCTGGTGGTCCCTGCTAGTCAGTGTGGCTCTCTCATTGGGAAAGGTGGTTGCAAGATCAAGGAAATACGAGAG AGTACAGGGGCTCAGGTCCAAGTGGCGGGTGATATGCTCCCCAACTCAACTGAGCGGGCCATCACTATTGCTGGCATTCCGCAATCCATCATTGAGTGTGTGAAACAGATCTGCGTGGTTATGTTGGAG TCCCCCCCGAAGGGCGTGACCATCCCGTACCGGCCCAAGCCGTCCAGTTCTCCGGTCATCTTTGCAGGTGGTCAG GCCTATACCATTCAAGGACAGTATGCCATTCCACAGCCAGAT TTGACCAAGCTGCACCAGTTGGCAATGCAACAGTCTCATTTTCCCATGACGCATGGCAACACCGGATTCAGTG GCATTGAATCCAGCTCTCCAGAGGTGAAAGGCTATTGGg CAGGTTTGGATGCATCTGCTCAGACTACTTCTCATGAACTCACCATTCCAAACGAT tTGATTGGCTGCATAATCGGGCGTCAAGGCGCCAAAATCAATGAGATCCGTCAGATGTCTGGGGCGCAGATCAAAATTGCGAACCCAGTGGAAGGATCTACTGATAGGCAGGTTACCATCACTGGATCTGCTGCCAGCATTAGCCTGGCTCAATATCTAATCAATGTCAG TTTAGAAAACGCTAAACCCTCCTCCCAGGCAGCCTCCGTCACGATCCCCGATCACCTCAGCATCAACCTCTCTCAACCCTCCaccccttcttcttcttcttcctcctccaccaccaccccctcgcTCGCCACAGCGGGGACCTCCGACGCACCCTCCAGCCTCCCCAACCCTCTTCCGACCGCCCCTTGTGTCTCCAGTCTGCTTGGCATGAAACCCATCCCTCTCCTGGCTCTAAATGTTGTGTCTGCTGCTAAGGGTACCGGGGCTTcagctaccaccaccaccacctctgctGTGCCATGTGTAACTAACAAACTGAAAGGCGAGAAACAGAGATTCTCTCCCTACTGA
- the PCBP2 gene encoding poly(rC)-binding protein 2 isoform X2 produces MDTGVIEGGLNVTLTIRLLMHGKEVGSIIGKKGESVKKMREESGARINISEGNCPERIITLAGPTNAIFKAFAMIIDKLEEDISSSMTNSTAASRPPVTLRLVVPASQCGSLIGKGGCKIKEIRESTGAQVQVAGDMLPNSTERAITIAGIPQSIIECVKQICVVMLETLSQSPPKGVTIPYRPKPSSSPVIFAGGQDRYSTGSDSASFPHTTPSMCLNPDLEGPPLEAYTIQGQYAIPQPDLTKLHQLAMQQSHFPMTHGNTGFSGIESSSPEVKGYWGLDASAQTTSHELTIPNDLIGCIIGRQGAKINEIRQMSGAQIKIANPVEGSTDRQVTITGSAASISLAQYLINVSLENAKPSSQAASVTIPDHLSINLSQPSTPSSSSSSSTTTPSLATAGTSDAPSSLPNPLPTAPCVSSLLGMKPIPLLALNVVSAAKGTGASATTTTTSAVPCVTNKLKGEKQRFSPY; encoded by the exons ATGGACACCGGTGTGATTGAAGGTGGATTAAATGTCACTCTCACCATCCGGCTACTTATGCATGGAAAG GAAGTTGGCAGTATCATCGGAAAG AAAGGAGAATCAGTTAAGAAGATGCGCGAGGAG AGTGGTGCACGTATAAACATCTCAGAAGGGAATTGTCCTGAAAGGATTATCACTTTGGCTGGACCCACTAATGCCATCTTCAAAGCCTTTGCTATGATCATTGACAAACTGGAAGAG GACATCAGCAGCTCTATGACCAATAGCACAGCTGCCAGTAGACCCCCAGTCACCCTGAGGCTGGTGGTCCCTGCTAGTCAGTGTGGCTCTCTCATTGGGAAAGGTGGTTGCAAGATCAAGGAAATACGAGAG AGTACAGGGGCTCAGGTCCAAGTGGCGGGTGATATGCTCCCCAACTCAACTGAGCGGGCCATCACTATTGCTGGCATTCCGCAATCCATCATTGAGTGTGTGAAACAGATCTGCGTGGTTATGTTGGAG actcTCTCCCAGTCCCCCCCGAAGGGCGTGACCATCCCGTACCGGCCCAAGCCGTCCAGTTCTCCGGTCATCTTTGCAGGTGGTCAG GACAGGTACAGCACAGGCAGCGACAGTGCGAGCTTTCCCCACACCACCCCGTCCATGTGCCTCAACCCTGACCTGGAGGGACCACCTCTAGAG GCCTATACCATTCAAGGACAGTATGCCATTCCACAGCCAGAT TTGACCAAGCTGCACCAGTTGGCAATGCAACAGTCTCATTTTCCCATGACGCATGGCAACACCGGATTCAGTG GCATTGAATCCAGCTCTCCAGAGGTGAAAGGCTATTGGg GTTTGGATGCATCTGCTCAGACTACTTCTCATGAACTCACCATTCCAAACGAT tTGATTGGCTGCATAATCGGGCGTCAAGGCGCCAAAATCAATGAGATCCGTCAGATGTCTGGGGCGCAGATCAAAATTGCGAACCCAGTGGAAGGATCTACTGATAGGCAGGTTACCATCACTGGATCTGCTGCCAGCATTAGCCTGGCTCAATATCTAATCAATGTCAG TTTAGAAAACGCTAAACCCTCCTCCCAGGCAGCCTCCGTCACGATCCCCGATCACCTCAGCATCAACCTCTCTCAACCCTCCaccccttcttcttcttcttcctcctccaccaccaccccctcgcTCGCCACAGCGGGGACCTCCGACGCACCCTCCAGCCTCCCCAACCCTCTTCCGACCGCCCCTTGTGTCTCCAGTCTGCTTGGCATGAAACCCATCCCTCTCCTGGCTCTAAATGTTGTGTCTGCTGCTAAGGGTACCGGGGCTTcagctaccaccaccaccacctctgctGTGCCATGTGTAACTAACAAACTGAAAGGCGAGAAACAGAGATTCTCTCCCTACTGA
- the PCBP2 gene encoding poly(rC)-binding protein 2 isoform X5 has translation MDTGVIEGGLNVTLTIRLLMHGKEVGSIIGKKGESVKKMREESGARINISEGNCPERIITLAGPTNAIFKAFAMIIDKLEEDISSSMTNSTAASRPPVTLRLVVPASQCGSLIGKGGCKIKEIRESTGAQVQVAGDMLPNSTERAITIAGIPQSIIECVKQICVVMLETLSQSPPKGVTIPYRPKPSSSPVIFAGGQDRYSTGSDSASFPHTTPSMCLNPDLEGPPLEAYTIQGQYAIPQPDLTKLHQLAMQQSHFPMTHGNTGFSGLDASAQTTSHELTIPNDLIGCIIGRQGAKINEIRQMSGAQIKIANPVEGSTDRQVTITGSAASISLAQYLINVSLENAKPSSQAASVTIPDHLSINLSQPSTPSSSSSSSTTTPSLATAGTSDAPSSLPNPLPTAPCVSSLLGMKPIPLLALNVVSAAKGTGASATTTTTSAVPCVTNKLKGEKQRFSPY, from the exons ATGGACACCGGTGTGATTGAAGGTGGATTAAATGTCACTCTCACCATCCGGCTACTTATGCATGGAAAG GAAGTTGGCAGTATCATCGGAAAG AAAGGAGAATCAGTTAAGAAGATGCGCGAGGAG AGTGGTGCACGTATAAACATCTCAGAAGGGAATTGTCCTGAAAGGATTATCACTTTGGCTGGACCCACTAATGCCATCTTCAAAGCCTTTGCTATGATCATTGACAAACTGGAAGAG GACATCAGCAGCTCTATGACCAATAGCACAGCTGCCAGTAGACCCCCAGTCACCCTGAGGCTGGTGGTCCCTGCTAGTCAGTGTGGCTCTCTCATTGGGAAAGGTGGTTGCAAGATCAAGGAAATACGAGAG AGTACAGGGGCTCAGGTCCAAGTGGCGGGTGATATGCTCCCCAACTCAACTGAGCGGGCCATCACTATTGCTGGCATTCCGCAATCCATCATTGAGTGTGTGAAACAGATCTGCGTGGTTATGTTGGAG actcTCTCCCAGTCCCCCCCGAAGGGCGTGACCATCCCGTACCGGCCCAAGCCGTCCAGTTCTCCGGTCATCTTTGCAGGTGGTCAG GACAGGTACAGCACAGGCAGCGACAGTGCGAGCTTTCCCCACACCACCCCGTCCATGTGCCTCAACCCTGACCTGGAGGGACCACCTCTAGAG GCCTATACCATTCAAGGACAGTATGCCATTCCACAGCCAGAT TTGACCAAGCTGCACCAGTTGGCAATGCAACAGTCTCATTTTCCCATGACGCATGGCAACACCGGATTCAGTG GTTTGGATGCATCTGCTCAGACTACTTCTCATGAACTCACCATTCCAAACGAT tTGATTGGCTGCATAATCGGGCGTCAAGGCGCCAAAATCAATGAGATCCGTCAGATGTCTGGGGCGCAGATCAAAATTGCGAACCCAGTGGAAGGATCTACTGATAGGCAGGTTACCATCACTGGATCTGCTGCCAGCATTAGCCTGGCTCAATATCTAATCAATGTCAG TTTAGAAAACGCTAAACCCTCCTCCCAGGCAGCCTCCGTCACGATCCCCGATCACCTCAGCATCAACCTCTCTCAACCCTCCaccccttcttcttcttcttcctcctccaccaccaccccctcgcTCGCCACAGCGGGGACCTCCGACGCACCCTCCAGCCTCCCCAACCCTCTTCCGACCGCCCCTTGTGTCTCCAGTCTGCTTGGCATGAAACCCATCCCTCTCCTGGCTCTAAATGTTGTGTCTGCTGCTAAGGGTACCGGGGCTTcagctaccaccaccaccacctctgctGTGCCATGTGTAACTAACAAACTGAAAGGCGAGAAACAGAGATTCTCTCCCTACTGA